One genomic window of Conger conger chromosome 9, fConCon1.1, whole genome shotgun sequence includes the following:
- the gmpr gene encoding GMP reductase 1, with protein sequence MPRVDADLKLDFKDVLFRPKRSSLKSRSEVDLQRTFTFRNSKQTYHGIPIIAANMDTTGTFEMARVLSKHTLFTAIQKHYSVEEWKTFAANHPECIEHIAASSGSGQADLERLCGILEAVPLIKYICLDVANGYSEHFVEFVKTVRSKFPSHTIMAGNVVTGEMVEELILTGADIIKVGIGPGSVCTTRIKTGVGYPQLSAVIECADSAHGLKGHIISDGGCSCPGDVAKAFGAGADFVMMGGMLAGHDQCAGELIEKNGKKVKLFYGMSSDTAMKKYVGGVAEYRASEGRTVEVPYRGDVEDTIRDILGGLRSTCTYVGAAKLKELSRRTTFIRVTQQSSHMFT encoded by the exons ATGCCAAGGGTGGACGCCGACCTCAAACTGGACTTCAAAGATGTCCTTTTCAGACCCAAAAGGAGCAGTCTGAAGAGCAGGTCTGAG GTGGACCTGCAGAGGACCTTCACATTCCGTAACTCCAAACAGACCTACCATGGCATCCCCATCATTGCTGCCAACATGGACACCACAGGCACTTTTGAGATGGCCAGGGTGCTGAGCAAA cacacaCTCTTCACCGCCATTCAGAAACACTACTCTGTGGAGGAGTGGAAGACATTTGCAGCCAACCATCCAGAATGTATAGAG CACATAGCCGCTAGCTCAGGCAGTGGCCAGGCAGACCTGGAGAGACTGTGCGGTATCCTGGAGGCAGTGCCTCTCATCAAGTACATCTGTCTGGACGTGGCTAACGGCTACTCAGAGCACTTTGTGGAGTTCGTCAAAACAGTCCGGAGCAAGTTCCCCAGCCACACGATCATG GCTGGCAACGTGGTAACCGGAGAAATGGTGGAGGAGCTAATCCTCACCGGCGCTGACATCATCAAAGTGGGCATCGGGCCAG GTTCCGTGTGCACGACGCGCATTAAGACCGGGGTCGGTTACCCCCAGCTCAGCGCGGTGATCGAGTGCGCCGACTCCGCCCACGGCCTCAAAGGACACATCATCTCA GACGGAGGCTGCAGTTGTCCCGGCGATGTGGCTAAAGCATTCG GGGCCGGGGCGGACTTCGTGATGATGGGGGGCATGCTGGCGGGGCACGACCAGTGCGCCGGTGAGCTCATCGAAAAGAACGGGAAGAAGGTGAAGCTGTTCTACGGCATGAGCTCTGACACCGCCATGAAGAAGTATGTGGGAGGCGTAGCAGAATACAG GGCCTCGGAGGGGAGGACGGTGGAGGTGCCTTATAGGGGCGATGTGGAAGATACCATCCGGGACATCCTGGGGGGGCTGCGCTCCACCTGCACCTACGTGGGAGCGGCCAAACTGAAGGAGCTGAGCCGCAGGACTACTTTCATTAGAGTCACACAGCAGTCCAGCCACATGTTcacctag